The sequence TAGATAATGTTTTGAGTAGCAACCACAATAGTGGTTGTAACTGTGCCAGACACTTACGACCTTGATGAGTCGCTTCAGACCATCATGGATTGGGGAAAATACGAGGCAGCTGCCTATCGAGTCCTCGTCCGGTATGGGCCTTTAGAAGCATCTGACGTGGTCGTCCGCGCGGATATTCCACAGGGCCGGGTCTACGATATTCTGAACAGCCTATACAATCAGGACGCCGTGGTCAAACGGGGAATTCAGCCTACCGAATACGACGCTCAGAGTCCGCGCAAACTAATCGAACCGAACAAGCAGAAATTTGAGAACATGGCAGTTGAGGCGATTGAAGCACTGGAGCCTGCCTACTCTATGAATCTCGAGACTGAGTCGCATCCAGCGTGGGTCACGACCGGCATTGGAGATACTTCAACGAAGGCCCGAGAACTGTTCGATGAGGCTGATGAGCGAATTTGGATACTGGAGCGTTCTTTCTGGCTATCTTCGCCTGATACTGAGTTGCTACAGAGGAAGGCTGAAGCGGGAGTTGATGTGCGAATCGTTGGTTGGAGCGGAAGGCAGGGACTCCGTGAGATGCCTCGTGAGGTTCCGGGTGCAGAGTTCCGAGAGGCTAGCGAGGTGGAAACGTCGTTCTACGTTAGTGACGACGGCACCGTTCTAATCAATCTGAATCAGGGTGAAACAGGGCTGCTGTTCCACGATGTGGCCACAGCAACTATTTTCACTCAGCACTTTGAGTCGATATACAGGACGGCAGAGGAGGTAGAACTATAATGCACAGAAAACTGCTCCCGATGGCACTCCTCCACGCCTGCGGTGGGGATCAGATCGAGGGCAGAACCCGGCTCCAGAAACTCGTCTTCCTAATGGAGCAGGAATTGGATGAAGAAGCCAAGACCGCGCTAAATCTACCAGACTACAATTTCATCCCATACGACTACGGCCCGTTCTCGAAAGCTCTCTACGACGACTTGGACTCATTAGAGGAAGACGGCCTGATTCGCGTTGAAGAAGAAGATATGGCGGACGGGAAAGTCAAGTATACCTACCAACTGACGGACGATGGTAAGTCGTGGGTCGATCAGCGACTACCACAGGATGCCCCAAACTCGGTTCGCGAACGAGCTGAGGCACTAAAATCCGAATTCAATGGTGTTCTGCTTTCTGATCTCATAGACACCGTTTACGCCGAATACCCCAAGTACGCAGAGAATAGCGTGTGGTAGCGAGAATCTGTATAGCTCTGCTTAAGTGGTGGGGTTTGTGAAAAGAACAACACCGAAGTGAGGTCGGTTATGATACAGTGTCGCTATTTTAGAACGGGGCTCGGATTCTCTGGCAGCATTATTAGGGCTACTTAGTCCAAGATATTACTGACGAGGGATCGAGGAGTGTCTCCACGGATACGCCGATGTAGAGCAACAGCCTGCCGCTCGGTCAGTGAGGCAATCAAATCTGCGACGAAACGGGCACGCGGCACGTCACGATCTCTATACCCCTTGAGCCTCTCTCTATATGGCGATGGTATCGCACTTTGCGGCTGTACCTCCGGTGCAGATTGAGAATAAAATTCCTCGAATAGCTCCCTGACGACACGCTTCTGCCCCAACTGTTGTTGCATTAGACCGCTGTTGGTGATGACGTAGAACTTCGTCAGGTGTTTCAGAATTTCTATCTGCTGCTGAACGACTTCCAGCGCCTTCATGTCATATAGTCCGCTGTCAAGTGGCTCTAGCTCGACGTATGGTGTTCCATCAGTATCCTTCCCTTCCAAATATCAGATACCAGCATTGACACAAACTTGTTCAG comes from Salinirubellus salinus and encodes:
- a CDS encoding TrmB family transcriptional regulator gives rise to the protein MPDTYDLDESLQTIMDWGKYEAAAYRVLVRYGPLEASDVVVRADIPQGRVYDILNSLYNQDAVVKRGIQPTEYDAQSPRKLIEPNKQKFENMAVEAIEALEPAYSMNLETESHPAWVTTGIGDTSTKARELFDEADERIWILERSFWLSSPDTELLQRKAEAGVDVRIVGWSGRQGLREMPREVPGAEFREASEVETSFYVSDDGTVLINLNQGETGLLFHDVATATIFTQHFESIYRTAEEVEL
- a CDS encoding PadR family transcriptional regulator; translated protein: MHRKLLPMALLHACGGDQIEGRTRLQKLVFLMEQELDEEAKTALNLPDYNFIPYDYGPFSKALYDDLDSLEEDGLIRVEEEDMADGKVKYTYQLTDDGKSWVDQRLPQDAPNSVRERAEALKSEFNGVLLSDLIDTVYAEYPKYAENSVW